ACGTGTGACATCACAAAATCAAGAACAAACATATGAATCATTAGCAAAATATGCTACTAACTTAAACGAAGCAGTAAAACAAAATAAATTAGACCCAGTTATCGGGCGCGACGAAGAAATTCGTGATGTAATTCGAATATTATCCAGAAAGACAAAAAATAATCCTGTCTTAATTGGAGAACCTGGGGTAGGTAAGACTGCGATTATTGAAGGATTAGCACATCGAATTGTGCGCAAAGATGTTCCGGAAAATTTACGAGATAAAGAAGTGTACTCACTAGATATGGGCTCATTAATTGCTGGAGCAAAATACCGTGGCGAATTCGAAGAGCGCTTAAAGGCTGTATTAAAAGAAGTAGTAAAATCTGAAGGACGTATTTTACTCTTTATTGATGAAATTCATACAATCGTCGGCGCAGGTAAGTCAGAAGGTGCAATGGACGCAGGAAACTTATTAAAACCTATGTTAGCCCGCGGTGAATTACATTGTATTGGGGCGACGACACTAGACGAATACCGTGAAAATATTGAAAAAGATAAAGCATTAGAACGTCGCTTCCAACGTGTCTTAGTTCAAGAACCTACCGTTGAAGATACGATTAGTATTTTACGGGGTTTGAAAGAACGGTTTGAAATTCATCATGGAGTGAATATTCATGATAATGCCTTAGTGGCAGCTGCGACGCTATCCAATAGGTATATAACTGACCGATTTTTACCAGATAAAGCGATTGACTTAGTCGATGAAGCTTGTGCAACGATACGTGTTGAAATTAATTCGATGCCAACCGAAATGGATGCCGTGACACGTCGTTTGATGCAATTAGAAATCGAAGAAGCTGCGTTGAAAAAAGAATCGGATGATGCTAGTAAAAAACGTTTAGAAGCTTTACAAGAGGAACTGGCTGATTTACGTGAGTCAGCTAATCAATTAAAAATGCGCTGGGAAGTCGAAAAAGAAGCGATGAATCAGTTGCGTAACAAACGACAAGCCATTGATGATGCTCGCCGTGAATTAGAAGATGCCGAATCGAACTATGACTTAGGCCGTGCGGCAGAATTACGCCACGGCACCATTCCTGCCTTGGAACGTGAGTTAAAACAATTAGAAGCTGACCAAGCCGAGCAAGCAGAAAATCGTTTAACCCAAGAAAGCGTCACTGATGAAGAAATTGCTAAAGTTGTAGGACGCTTAACAGGTATTCCAGTGACACGACTTGTTGAAGGGGAACGTGAAAAATTATTGAAACTCGATGAAACATTACATCAACGGGTTATTGGACAAGACGAAGCAGTCAATAAAGTAGCTGAAGCCGTCTTACGTTCACGTGCAGGATTACAAAATCCGAATCGTCCAATCGGTTCGTTCCTTTTCTTAGGACCAACAGGTGTCGGTAAAACCGAATTAGCAAAAGCATTGGCAGAAGTATTATTCGATGATGAGCATCATATTGTTCGGATTGATATGTCCGAGTACATGGAAAAACATACCGTGTCACGTTTAGTAGGTGCGCCTCCAGGATATATTGGATACGAAGAAGGTGGTCAATTAACTGAAGCGGTGCGTCGTAGTCCATATTCAATTGTACTACTCGATGAAATCGAAAAGGCACATCCGGATGTATTTAATATATTATTACAAGTATTAGATGATGGGCGCTTAACTGATTCCAAAGGTCGCACGGTTGACTTTAAAAACACAGTATTGATTATGACAAGTAATATCGGTGCGCCATTGTTATTAGAAGGAATTGATGATGATGGCAATATAGCACCAGAGACAGAACAACAAGTGAGACAACAATTACGTGCGCACTTTAAACCTGAGTTTTTAAATCGTATCGATGATACAGTCCTATTTACACCATTGTCATTGAAACATATGGGTGCTATCGTAGAAAAAATGCTTGGACAATTACGTAGTCGTCTTGCTCAGCAAGAGATTACATTAAATATGGAACCGGAAGCATTGAATTGGTTAGCACAACAGGGTTATGACCCGATTTATGGTGCTAGACCATTGATGCGCTTGATTACACGTGAGATTGAAACGCCATTAGCTCGCCTAATTATTAAAGGTGATATCTTGCCACAACAGGTAGTAGATGTGTCACTAGAAGAAGGACAATTAGCTTTTCATGCGAATGCGTTGAATGAAGCGTAGAGAAAGTTTAGCAGCTATCTGAATCAAAATTTAAAAATTAATGAATAGACTGAGTAGTTGTATTAATCAATTACTCAGTTTTTTGTTTGCTGAGTTTGAGGGAAAAGGAAATCATATTATAAAGTGAACTGTCAAAAAAGACATTAAATTCATCAAAAAAATGTTGACGCTTTCTTTTTTTGCGGTAATATTTAATTAATAAAATATATATTAAGAAAGGTGTATGTCCTTATTTCAAAAATTGATTCTATAAATAAGTAACGTGATGTATAAAATTAGATGTATTTGATTGAGAATTAATCGTTAAATAATTTGTTAGGTATAACTGTGACTGACCTGATTTGAGTTACAGGAGCAGAATGCTGCAGTGAGAGCAATGGACAGATGAGGTTGTTGAAGAAAGTAGAAGCCAGTCGCAACGAGCGACCAGAATATTCATAGTGCGACAATGAGCGCTCTGAAATGAATCACTGGAGAAAATACCGTCGTGCGCTTAGCACACAGAGGTGTTTTGTGAAGGTGCGCCCGGCATGGGCGATAACTTGGTGGTGAAAGTCCACTACAGGCTTGGCAGTAGGAACTGTTAGCTGAAGGCAAGGGTGTCTATCGTGAGGTAGAATCTGAAGGAAGCCGGAGGCAAACACTTGCGCCGACGAACAGAAACCTCATATCAAGGCTGACATGGGACGGATGAGTTTGCCTTACAAAACGAAGTCCAATACTGCCCGAATCCCATCCAGTAAATGAGGCGGCGAGATGAGTGGAAAGTTATCGTTCTTACCCGGGGAGGTCTCATGAGCGCAGTAAAGCGTAGTAACAACGAATCATGAGAAGTCAGCAGAGGTCATAGTAGGTACGCAAAAGGTACTGAAGGACCGAACAATATCTTAACAAAGTAGAGAATGGAGGTTATTGGAATTTGACCACGACAGAAAACAACGCGAGTTGGCAGTCATCAAAGAGATAAAGGTGGAACCTAAAAGGGTATGATGATGTGTCGAGAATTCCATAGGTGAAATGATT
The genomic region above belongs to Aerococcaceae bacterium zg-1292 and contains:
- the clpB gene encoding ATP-dependent chaperone ClpB, whose translation is MIEKMTTAMQETLGAAQQIAMTRQHQEIDIPHVWRIFAQPDHFAYQLYQDLGVDMTQFLTVIEQEIDKISQVSGSNIQYGQQISQRLNQLFQRANQLATEKQDEYLSTELVVAALLDQQNNPLTQFLTKQGVTFTQMMERIDTLRGGERVTSQNQEQTYESLAKYATNLNEAVKQNKLDPVIGRDEEIRDVIRILSRKTKNNPVLIGEPGVGKTAIIEGLAHRIVRKDVPENLRDKEVYSLDMGSLIAGAKYRGEFEERLKAVLKEVVKSEGRILLFIDEIHTIVGAGKSEGAMDAGNLLKPMLARGELHCIGATTLDEYRENIEKDKALERRFQRVLVQEPTVEDTISILRGLKERFEIHHGVNIHDNALVAAATLSNRYITDRFLPDKAIDLVDEACATIRVEINSMPTEMDAVTRRLMQLEIEEAALKKESDDASKKRLEALQEELADLRESANQLKMRWEVEKEAMNQLRNKRQAIDDARRELEDAESNYDLGRAAELRHGTIPALERELKQLEADQAEQAENRLTQESVTDEEIAKVVGRLTGIPVTRLVEGEREKLLKLDETLHQRVIGQDEAVNKVAEAVLRSRAGLQNPNRPIGSFLFLGPTGVGKTELAKALAEVLFDDEHHIVRIDMSEYMEKHTVSRLVGAPPGYIGYEEGGQLTEAVRRSPYSIVLLDEIEKAHPDVFNILLQVLDDGRLTDSKGRTVDFKNTVLIMTSNIGAPLLLEGIDDDGNIAPETEQQVRQQLRAHFKPEFLNRIDDTVLFTPLSLKHMGAIVEKMLGQLRSRLAQQEITLNMEPEALNWLAQQGYDPIYGARPLMRLITREIETPLARLIIKGDILPQQVVDVSLEEGQLAFHANALNEA